In the genome of Mesosutterella faecium, the window GCAGGGAAGGATCGCGAGGCCGTCAAGCCCGTCGGTCAGGTTCACGGCATTGCTCGTGCCCACGATGACGAAATACGTGAGCACGACGAAGCCGAACACGCCGAACGGGAAGGAGATCTGCTTGAAAAACGGAATCGTGAAGTCGAGCCTGCCGCTGTAGGGCAGCGTAAAGCCCGAGCGGAGCCAGTCCCAGAGCATCGAGAAGGCCGAGGAGCCCGAGGGGGCCTCGATCGCGAAGGCGAGGTAGACCGCCACGAGGATGCCGATGAGCGACTGCCAGCCGAACTTTTCCCGGGCGCTCATGCCGTGGGGATCGTGGTGCACCACCTTGCGGTAGTCGTCCGTCCAGCCGATCCAGCCGTAGCCGAGCGTCACGAGAAGCACCACCCAGATGTAGCGGTTCGACAGGTCAATCCACAGCAGCGTCGAAATGGTCATCGAGGCAAGGATCAGGATGCCGCCCATCGTGGGCGTCCCGTCCTTTTTCAGGTGGGTCTTCGGCCCGTCGGTGCGCACCGCCTGGCCGAAATGCAGCTTCTTGAGCTCGCGGATCGTGTAGGGGCCGAAGGCCAGCCCTATCGCGAGCGCCGTCAGCGTCGCGAGCACCGCCCTGAGCGACAGGTAGTCGAAGACTGCAAAGGCCCGGACGCTGCCGGAGAGCCAGTGGAAAAGGTAAAGAAGCATGTCAGAACTCAGTTCGTTGTTTGGTCAGAGCGGCATCCGCCTTCCTGCAGCGCCTTCACAATCCGGTCGAAGTGCATGAAATTGGACGCTTTCACGAGCACCGTGCCGCCCTTCATGGCGGAGACCTCCTCCTGCGCCTGCCGCTGCAGCTCGCCGAAGCCCGCGAAATGCCGCGCCCCGGGGCCGAAGGCCCGGGCCGCGCAGGCCATCAGCTCCCCGCAGCAGAGCATTTTCTGCACCCCGCTTTCTGCGGCGAAGCGCCCGATTTCCTCGTGGTACTCGGCGCCGCGGGAGCCCACCTCGCCCATGTCCCCCGCGATGAGCACGCGGGGAGCGGGAGCGCCGGCGAGCACGCGGATCGCCGCGCGCATCGAGTCGGGGTTCGCATTATAAGTGTCGTCGATCAGGAGCACTCCCGAGGGCAGCACCGTCCTCACGCCGCGGCGGGCGACGGGCCGGAACCGGCGCAGCCCCTCGGCCACCGCCTCCAGCGGAATGCCCGCGGCAAGCGCGCAGGCCGCGGCCGCGCAGGCGTTGCGGCCATTGTGCGCGCCCGCGATCGCGAGCCGCACCATCAGGTCGCCCGCGGGGGTTTTCATGCGCACCTCCGTGCTCGAGGCCATGGAGAAGACTTCCGCCGTCACGTCCGCCGCGACGCCGGGCTGGGTCGCGAAGGTCATCGTGCGCCGCCCCGCAGCGTCCCTGCACCAGATGCCGGCGCAGGCGTCGTCGGCCGGGAAGACCGCCACGCCGTCCTCCGGCAGGGCCTCGATCGCCCGGCCGTTCTCGACGGCCGTTGCCTCCACGTTCGGCAGAAACTCCTGATGCTCGCGCTGGGCGTTGTTGACCAGCGCGACCGTCGGGGCGATCTCCGCGGCGAGCTCGGCCATCTCGCCCACATGGCTCATCCCCGCCTCAACCACGGCGGCCCGGTGGGTGCGGCGCAGCCGCCACAGGGTGATCGGCACGCCCACGGCGTTGTTGAAGTTGCCCTCGGTGGCAAGGCTGCCCTGCGCGCCGAAAGCCGCGCGAAGGACAGAGGCGATCATCTGGGTCGTCGTGGTCTTGCCGTTGCTGCCCGACACGAGGATCACCGGAATCTGAAACCGGCGCCTCCAGGCCGCCGCCGACTCGGTGAAGGCGCGCCCGACGTCGGGCACGACGATCTGGGGCGCGTCCGAGCCCTGCACGGGGCGGGAGACCAGAACCGCGGCCGCGCCCCTGCCGAGCGCATCCCCCGCGAAGTCCGTGCCGTCGAAGCGCTCGCCGCGCAGCCCCGCGAAAAGTTCTCCGGGCCGCACTGTCCTCGCATCCGTCGAGACGCCCGTCACCCTGACCGAGCCGTCGCCCAGAAGCTTCGCGCCGGCGATCGTGGCCGCGATTTCCGCTGCCGAAATCAACTCTTCACTCATTTCTGTTCCTTGTTCCTGCGGGCGGTCCGGGCGCATTCCCCGAAGGCCCGTTCAAGCGCCTCCGCATCGGAGAAGTGATGCCTCACGCCCCGCACTTCCTGATAGGTTTCATGGCCCTTGCCCGCCACGAGGATCACATCCTCGGGGGCGGCCTCGGACACCGCCGTCTGAATCGCCTCCGCCCGGTCGAGGATGATGCGGGGGCCGCCCGCTCCGGCGGCCACGGCCTGCGCGATGGCCAGCGGGTCCTCAAAGCGCGGATTGTCCGTCGTGACGATGACCCGGTCGGCGCCGGCGGCCGCCGAGCGTCCCATGAGGGGGCGCTTGCCGTGGTCGCGGTTGCCGCCCGCGCCGACGACGATCCAGAGCCTGCCGCCGCGGGCGCGGGCCACCGGCCGCAGCGTCTCCAGGGCCTTGTCGATCGCGTCAGGCGTATGGCAGTAGTCGACCACGCCCAGCGGCATCCCCGGAGCGCACACCTGCTGCAGGCGCCCCGGCGGCGGCAGCAGCTCCCCGAGCAGCGCCGCGACCTGCTCCGCCCCGGCCGCTCCGGAGGCGAGCACCACGCCCGCGGCGCCCAGCAGGTTGTCCACGTTGAACAGGCCGAGCGCCCTCGCCTGCACCGGGTACTGCCTGCCCTTCCAGGCGAGGCGGAACGACACGCCCGAAGCCCCGACTTCAACGTCCCGGGCCTCCAGCGCCTCGCAGCCCTCGGGCACGGCCGTGCCCCGCGAGGTCGCCGCAATGGTGCGCACCCCGTGCGCGAGCGCCGTGCGGCACATCCGGGCCCCCGCCGGATCGTCGATGTTCACCACCGCGGCCTCCAGCTCCGGCCGCTCGAAAAGCAGCGCCTTCGCGTCCTCGTAGGCCTGCATGGTCTTGTGGTAATCGAGGTGGTCGCGGGTGAGATTGGTGAAAAGGGCCCAGCGGATCCGCGTCCCGTCCAGCCGTCCCTGCGCCAGGCCGATCGAGCTCGCCTCGATCGCAAAGGCCCGGGCCCCGTCGAGCGCGGCCGCATGGAGCAGGCGCTGGATGGTCACCGGGTCGGGCGTGGTGAGGGGCACCGCGGAATAGGAGCGCCCCGCCATGCTGCAGCCTATGGTGCCGAGCACCGCGCAGGGCTGTCCGAGCCGCGTGAAGAGCTCGCCCATCCACTGGCTCGTTGTCGTCTTGCCGTTGGTGCCGGTCACCGCCGCTCCCGAAAGGCGGCGCGAAGGCTCCCCGTAATAAGCCGAGGCGAACGCGCCCAGCGAGGCGGCCAGCCCCCTCACCGCGAGGCTGGGGACGGCATCGGGCGGCTGGAACCCCTGCGCGCCCTGCGAATCGTAGAGCACGGCGCCCGCGCCCGCGTCCGCCGCGGCCTGCATGAAGCGCCGGCCGTCGGCCGACAGCCCGGGAACCGCGAGGAACACGTCGCCCCTTGCGACGCGCCTTGAATCCAGCTCGAGCTGCGCGTCGGCGGCAGCCTTTTGCTTCAACCACTGAAGGGCTTCGCCCAGCGTTGCCTCAGACATTGGCTTTCTGAATCCTCTTGACTTTGACATTTCAGCGCGCAGACGGCGCCGCGCCGCCCTGGCGGGGCCTGCGGCCTCCGGCAAGCTCAACGCCGCGCCCGGAGTCTGCGTTTTTCGCGAACACGACCCCCTGAAGGGTGTCAGGCTGGTCGGGCGCCACGTGCAGCGTGGTGAGCACTCCCTCGGCGATCTGCGCGAACACAGGGCCCGCCACGACGCCGCCCACATGGCCGCCTTCCGTCGGATCATCGATCATGACGGCGATGATCACCCGCGGGTTGGAAGCCGGGACGATGCCGATGAAGTCGGAGACGTAGCGGTGCACGTACTGGCCGTTCTGAATCTTGTAGGCCGTCCCCGTCTTGCCTGCGACCGAGTAGCCCGGAACCCGGGCCCGGGTCGCGGTGCCGCCCGACTCGAGCACGCCCATCATCATGCCGCGCATCTGGTGCGCGGTCTTCGGCTTGTAGACCTGAACGCCCTCGGCCGCCCGCCCGGTCTTGAAGAGGGTGAGCGGAATCACGTCGCCGTTGCGGGCGAAGGCCGTGTAGGCCCGCACGAGCTGCACCAGGGAAACGGCCACGCCGTGGCCGTAGGAGATGGTCGCCTGCTCGATCGGCTGCCAGTTCCTGCCGTTGCGCAGAATGCCGGCGGCCGCGCCGGGGAAGCCCACGTCGGGCGCAGTGCCGAACCCGAGGTCGCGGTACATCTTGTACATCACCTCGCGGTTCACCTTGAACGAAATCTTGGTGGTGCCGATGTTGGAGGACTTCGCGATCACCTGCCGCACGGAAATCCGCCCGTAGTTGTGGGTGTCGCTGATCGTGCGGTTGCCGATCGTGAAGCGCCCGGGCGAGGTGTCGATGATCGTGTCGGGAGTGACCACGCCCATGTCGAGGCCCTTGGCGACCGCAAAGGGCTTCATCGTGGAGCCGGGCTCGAACACGTCGGTGAGCGCGCGGTTTCTCATGCGCTCGAAGGTGACCGTGCGGCGCTCGTTCGGATCGTAGGTCGGGATGTTGGCGAGGGCGAGGATCTCGCCCGTGCGCACGTCGGCCACTATCGCCGCCCCGGCCTTCGCCTTGTGGGCGGCCACCGACTTGGAAAGCGCATCAAACGTGAGGTACTGGATGCGCGAGTCAATCGACAGCTCAATGTCCTTGCCGGACACCGGCTCGCGCAGCCAGGCGTCCTCCACGACCCGGCCCAGGCGGTCGCGGATCACGCGCCGGCGGCCCGACTCTCCGGTGAGCACCTTGTCGCGCGCGAGCTCAATGCCCTCCTGGCCCTTCTCCTCCAGGTTGGTGTAGCCGACGACATGGGCGGAGACCTGCCCGTCGGGGTACTGGCGCCTCATCTCGTCGGACACGTGCACGCCGGGGATCCTGCATTCCTTCACCTGGTTGGCCACGCTCACGTCCACCTGCCGGTGCAGGTACACGAAGCTCTTGCTGCGCCGCACGGCAATCCTCGCCATGATCTCCGAGGGCTTCATGTCGAGCAGCTTCCCGAGCTTCGCAATCTGCTCCGGAGTGGCGGCCGCGGCCTCCGAGGGCACGACCCAGACCGACCGGGCGGGCATGGTCGAGGCGAGCACGATGCCGTTGCGGTCGAGGATCTGCCCTCTCGGCGCGGGCACGGACAGCGTCCGGGCGAACCGCACCTCGCCCTGCCGCAGCAGGAAGTCGGTCGAGATGCCGCCCTGGAGCCAGAACGCGCGCAGCACCAGCACGCACAGCGCCGCAGAAATGATGCCGAGCGCGATGTAGGAGCGCACCGGCTGGATCTGAACCGCAAGCAACGGATCCTGCCCGGGGGCGGCCCGCCGGCCCTTGATCGGAACGCCCTCCAGGCGCCACCAGCGCTTGAAGCGGACGATGAGCCGCCTGGCCAGGCGTCTCGCGGTTTTTCTGAGCCACTCATTCATGATTCAGCCCCCCGCTTTCCTTCACCGCCGGCAGCTCCTTGTACTCGAGCGTCACCGTGTTGCGGCTCGTCGCGGGCTGCAGCCCCGACTTCGCAGCCTCGGTGGCGATGTAGCCGGGCAGGGCCGCGCGCGAAATCTCCATATAAAGATCCGTCGCGTCGTCGTTGAGCCGCTTGCTCTCGTTTTGCAGCCGCTCGATCTGCGCGGTGAGCGACCGGACCCTGCTCTGGCTCGTGACAAGAGAGATGCCGCTCAGGAAGAGGACGGCGGCCCCCGCCAGCGTCACGACCGTGATGACCCTGAAGCGCCCTTCCCTCATCTGCTTCCTCCCGGCGCCTTCTCCGGATCCCTCCAGGGCTCGGCGCTGCGCTCGCCCACCCGCAGCGTCGCCGAGCGGGCCCGGGGGTTCGCCGCGCATTCGGCCTCGCCGGGACGGATGCGGCGCACCCGCTCGAACAGCGGACTCGGAAGGTCCGACTGCCGCAGCGGCAGCCTCGGGTCGAGCTCCCTTTCGGGATGCTCGGCCGCCTCGAAAAATCTTTTCACGATCCGGTCCTCGAGCGAGTGGAAGCTGATCACCGCGAGCCGCCCGCCCGGCGCGAGCAGCTCCCCGGCCTGCCGCAGCGCCTCGCTCAGCTCGTCAAGCTCTCCGTTGATCCTGATGCGTATCGCCTGGAAGGTCCGGGTGGCCGGATGCTGCGCGCTGTCGCTGCGGCTTCTCGGCACCGCCCCCTCCACGATCGAGGCGAGCCTGAAGGTCGTGTCGACGGGCGCCTTCGCGCGCTCGGCGACGATCGCGCGGGCGATGCGCCTCGCGTAGCGCTCCTCGCCGTAGCGGGAAATCGTCTCGGCAAGCTCCTGCTCCTTCACGCCGGCGAGCCACTGCGCCGCCGTCATGCCGCAGGAGGTGTCCATGCGCATGTCGAGGGGGCCGTCGCTGCGGAAGGAAAAACCGCGCGATGCGTCGTCGATCTGCGGAGAGGAAACCCCGATGTCCATCATGATGCCGCTCACGGAGCCGGGCGCAACGCCGCGGGCCGCCAGCTCGCCGCTCATGCGGGAAAAGGGGGCATGAATGATCCTGAAGCGGGGATCCGCGATCGAGGCGGCGGCTGCCACTGCCTCGGGGTCGCGGTCAAAGGCGAAAAGCCTGCCGGCAGGGGAAAGCCTCGCGAGAATGCGGCGCGTGTGCCCGCCGCGCCCGAAGGTGGCGTCCACATAAAGGCCGTCGGCCTTCCACACCAGCTCCCGCGGGGTTTCCTCCGCCAGGACCGGCCGATGGACGAACTCTTTCGAGCCTGCCTGATGAACTGCGCTTTCCAAAACCTGTCCCGCCTGTCTGTTAAAAAATGTCCGGGGGCGGCCGCGGGGGAGCGCCTTCCCCTTCAACGCCGGAAGGCTCCCTTGGCGCAACGTCCTGCGGCTGGAGCAAAATCGTACCGCGAATATTAAACGAGTTTGTCCAGTTGAAAAAGTTTAAATGAAAATATATCAGGAACCCGCTGAAAACGGGGGTTTGCCCGCCCCGGCGCTAATTCCCGGAGATTTTCCGCGCATGAGGAAAAACAGCGGGAAAAAGATTTTCACGAAGAGCCGAAAAGGCGGAAGCGCCATAAAATTTCATTTTAAAATCATTGGGATTTGATTTTATGGAAAATAGGCGGCCCTTTTCCCCCGTCGGCCAAAATATGAACGCCGCCGGGCCCGCCTCAGCGATGGATAAGAACACGGAGTTTCTCTATAAGCCGGATTTTGTTCCGGGTCGCCCCGGTGACGGCCATTCGTCTTGTCCCGGCCTCGCGGCCGGGCTCTAGCCACTTACCCGCAGCCTCGCCGGACAGGGTCACCGGCTGCCTATTTAGTGTTGCTTCCCGTAGAGATTGCCCGTTTCACCCGAACTGAATCGGCTCGTCTCTGCTGCTCTGATCCGCGCCTCGCGGCGGGCAGCCGTTAGCTGCTACGGTGTCCTGTGAAGTCCGGACTTTCCTCGGGCGGGGGCCGCTGGGCCGCCCGTCCACGGCCGTCCGAGAAACTCCGTGCGGAGGGACACTATAAGAAGAAATCCCAAAAGAAGCAACCGCTCCGCCGGGACGCTGGCATACAATACCTTTTTGATCTGCCGTTTGTCCTGTCTGCCAGCAAATGTTTCCAGCAAAAAAACTGATCCCTCTTGCCGTACTCTCCAGTCTGTGCGCGGCCGCTTCCGCCGAGGGCCTCGCGGCCAGGGCGCTGTCCGCGATCAGCGAAACCACGCCCGCCGGCCTTGTCGACGATTCCGAACGCGAGCCGGGAGCCGCCGGCTGGTTCAAATCCGTGGGCCGCGGCTTCGGCAGGCTCGTCGACCGGGGCGACACCCATCTCGTGCTGCCCCTGTACACGGAGCATCCGCGCTGGGACTACTCCAACCGCAGCCAGGAGAATGCCTATCCCTTCGGCGGCGGCTTCGCCCGCAGCATGATCGACAGCCGGGGCAACGAAAGGCTCGCCTACGCGATCGTCTTCTCCGACTCCCACTACAAGCCCGAGCCCTTCCTGGGCTACGCCTGGCTGTCCCGCTGGAACGTGGGCCGGACGGGGCTGCATGTCGGCGCGGGCTACCTCGCGGGGCTGACCTTCCGCGCGGACTACATGTGGCTGCCCATCCCCGCGCCCCTGCCCCTCGTCAACGTCGGCACGAAGAACGTCGGGGCCTACATGACCTACATCCCGTTCTCCAACGTCTTTTTCTTTTTCTCCACCATCGCGATCGACAGCCGCTCGTCCAGGGAGATGCCCCTCACGCCGAAAAGCGTCTGGTTCAACCGCAGCAACCTTGTTTACGGCGGCGCCTCCTGGGTGCACAACGACCTGGGCAGCCCGGACGGCATGACGATGAGCTCCGATGCGGGGTGGAACGCGGGCGTGCGCCACTACTTCGACCGCCACTGGGCGGCCGACCTCGGCGTGATACGGTCCCGGCACAACACTTACTGGTACGGCGACAAGCGCTACAAGTGGGACATGACCCAGGTCAATCTCTTCGGCCAGTACCACGCCGATGCCACTGACGCCCTGCGCGTCTTCGCCGGCCTGGGGCTCGGCTACGCCAGCCTGCACCGCGACGGGCTCACGAAACATTCCGTCCATCCGGCCATGCAGGTGGGATTTACGTGGGCCTTCAGCCGCGAGTTCCACCTGACCGGCAGCATGACGACCGCTTTCCCGCGCTTTCACCACATCGACGACGAGGTGGCCACAGGCAAGGCGACGGCCCGGCCCGCGCCGACCTCGTTCAATCTCTCGCTCGGGAAAACGTTCTGAGAGGCAGCCCCCGGGGCCTCGCGCTCCCGCCGGCTCTTTTATTAAAATACCGGGATCCCGGCTTGAGCCGGGATCCTTTTCTTTTTCTCACTCAGAAGACTATTTCCATGGATCGCAATGATGAGCTTTTCGAACGCGCGCAGCGTTCCATCCCCGGCGGCGTCAACTCGCCCGTCCGCGCCTTCCGCTCGGTAGGCGGCTCTCCGCGCTTTATGCAGAAGGCCTCCGGGCCCTTCATGTGGGATGTGACCGGAAAGAAGTACATCGACTACATCCTGTCCTGGGGCCCCATGATCCTCGGCCACGGCAACCCGGAGGTCCTGCGGGCGGTCCATGAGGCGTGCGACCGCGGGCTGACCTTCGGAACGGCGACGGAGCCCGAAATCCTGATCGCCGAGGAGATCCGCAAGCTCGTCCCCTCCATCGAGACCGTCCGCCTCGCCTCCTCCGGCACAGAGGCCGGCATGAGCGCCATCCGGCTCGCCTGCGGCTTCACGGGCCGCAGCAAGGTGATCAAGTTCGAGGGGTGCTACCACGGGCATTCCGACCGCCTGCTCGTCAAGGCGGGCAGCGGCATGCTCACCTTCGGGCACCCGAGCTCGGCCGGCATCCCCGCCGGGGTCACCGCCGACACGATCGTCCTCGAATACAACAATCCCCAGCAGCTCGAGGACACCTTCAGGAGCTGCGGCAGCGAGATCGCCTGCGTGATCGTCGAGGCCGTGGGCGGCAACATGAACATGGTGAAGGGCTCGCCCGAGTTCATCCATGCGATCCGCGACCTGTGCACCCGGTACGGCGCCGTGATGATCGTCG includes:
- the mraY gene encoding phospho-N-acetylmuramoyl-pentapeptide-transferase; amino-acid sequence: MLLYLFHWLSGSVRAFAVFDYLSLRAVLATLTALAIGLAFGPYTIRELKKLHFGQAVRTDGPKTHLKKDGTPTMGGILILASMTISTLLWIDLSNRYIWVVLLVTLGYGWIGWTDDYRKVVHHDPHGMSAREKFGWQSLIGILVAVYLAFAIEAPSGSSAFSMLWDWLRSGFTLPYSGRLDFTIPFFKQISFPFGVFGFVVLTYFVIVGTSNAVNLTDGLDGLAILPCVMVGGALGIFAYALGRPDFAEYLLFHYIPGAGELVVFCGAMAGAGLAFLWFNAHPAQMFMGDVGALALGGALGCIAVIVRQELVLAIMGGIFVVETLSVIIQTTYFRLTHGKRVFLMAPLHHHFELKGWAETQVVVRFWIITIILVLIGLTTLKIR
- a CDS encoding UDP-N-acetylmuramoyl-tripeptide--D-alanyl-D-alanine ligase, with protein sequence MSEELISAAEIAATIAGAKLLGDGSVRVTGVSTDARTVRPGELFAGLRGERFDGTDFAGDALGRGAAAVLVSRPVQGSDAPQIVVPDVGRAFTESAAAWRRRFQIPVILVSGSNGKTTTTQMIASVLRAAFGAQGSLATEGNFNNAVGVPITLWRLRRTHRAAVVEAGMSHVGEMAELAAEIAPTVALVNNAQREHQEFLPNVEATAVENGRAIEALPEDGVAVFPADDACAGIWCRDAAGRRTMTFATQPGVAADVTAEVFSMASSTEVRMKTPAGDLMVRLAIAGAHNGRNACAAAACALAAGIPLEAVAEGLRRFRPVARRGVRTVLPSGVLLIDDTYNANPDSMRAAIRVLAGAPAPRVLIAGDMGEVGSRGAEYHEEIGRFAAESGVQKMLCCGELMACAARAFGPGARHFAGFGELQRQAQEEVSAMKGGTVLVKASNFMHFDRIVKALQEGGCRSDQTTN
- a CDS encoding UDP-N-acetylmuramoyl-L-alanyl-D-glutamate--2,6-diaminopimelate ligase, whose protein sequence is MSEATLGEALQWLKQKAAADAQLELDSRRVARGDVFLAVPGLSADGRRFMQAAADAGAGAVLYDSQGAQGFQPPDAVPSLAVRGLAASLGAFASAYYGEPSRRLSGAAVTGTNGKTTTSQWMGELFTRLGQPCAVLGTIGCSMAGRSYSAVPLTTPDPVTIQRLLHAAALDGARAFAIEASSIGLAQGRLDGTRIRWALFTNLTRDHLDYHKTMQAYEDAKALLFERPELEAAVVNIDDPAGARMCRTALAHGVRTIAATSRGTAVPEGCEALEARDVEVGASGVSFRLAWKGRQYPVQARALGLFNVDNLLGAAGVVLASGAAGAEQVAALLGELLPPPGRLQQVCAPGMPLGVVDYCHTPDAIDKALETLRPVARARGGRLWIVVGAGGNRDHGKRPLMGRSAAAGADRVIVTTDNPRFEDPLAIAQAVAAGAGGPRIILDRAEAIQTAVSEAAPEDVILVAGKGHETYQEVRGVRHHFSDAEALERAFGECARTARRNKEQK
- a CDS encoding peptidoglycan D,D-transpeptidase FtsI family protein, which produces MNEWLRKTARRLARRLIVRFKRWWRLEGVPIKGRRAAPGQDPLLAVQIQPVRSYIALGIISAALCVLVLRAFWLQGGISTDFLLRQGEVRFARTLSVPAPRGQILDRNGIVLASTMPARSVWVVPSEAAAATPEQIAKLGKLLDMKPSEIMARIAVRRSKSFVYLHRQVDVSVANQVKECRIPGVHVSDEMRRQYPDGQVSAHVVGYTNLEEKGQEGIELARDKVLTGESGRRRVIRDRLGRVVEDAWLREPVSGKDIELSIDSRIQYLTFDALSKSVAAHKAKAGAAIVADVRTGEILALANIPTYDPNERRTVTFERMRNRALTDVFEPGSTMKPFAVAKGLDMGVVTPDTIIDTSPGRFTIGNRTISDTHNYGRISVRQVIAKSSNIGTTKISFKVNREVMYKMYRDLGFGTAPDVGFPGAAAGILRNGRNWQPIEQATISYGHGVAVSLVQLVRAYTAFARNGDVIPLTLFKTGRAAEGVQVYKPKTAHQMRGMMMGVLESGGTATRARVPGYSVAGKTGTAYKIQNGQYVHRYVSDFIGIVPASNPRVIIAVMIDDPTEGGHVGGVVAGPVFAQIAEGVLTTLHVAPDQPDTLQGVVFAKNADSGRGVELAGGRRPRQGGAAPSAR
- the rsmH gene encoding 16S rRNA (cytosine(1402)-N(4))-methyltransferase RsmH — encoded protein: MESAVHQAGSKEFVHRPVLAEETPRELVWKADGLYVDATFGRGGHTRRILARLSPAGRLFAFDRDPEAVAAAASIADPRFRIIHAPFSRMSGELAARGVAPGSVSGIMMDIGVSSPQIDDASRGFSFRSDGPLDMRMDTSCGMTAAQWLAGVKEQELAETISRYGEERYARRIARAIVAERAKAPVDTTFRLASIVEGAVPRSRSDSAQHPATRTFQAIRIRINGELDELSEALRQAGELLAPGGRLAVISFHSLEDRIVKRFFEAAEHPERELDPRLPLRQSDLPSPLFERVRRIRPGEAECAANPRARSATLRVGERSAEPWRDPEKAPGGSR
- the hemL gene encoding glutamate-1-semialdehyde 2,1-aminomutase, whose amino-acid sequence is MDRNDELFERAQRSIPGGVNSPVRAFRSVGGSPRFMQKASGPFMWDVTGKKYIDYILSWGPMILGHGNPEVLRAVHEACDRGLTFGTATEPEILIAEEIRKLVPSIETVRLASSGTEAGMSAIRLACGFTGRSKVIKFEGCYHGHSDRLLVKAGSGMLTFGHPSSAGIPAGVTADTIVLEYNNPQQLEDTFRSCGSEIACVIVEAVGGNMNMVKGSPEFIHAIRDLCTRYGAVMIVDEVMTGFRVALGGAQSVYGVKPDLTMLGKVVGGGMPVSAFGGRRDIMNMVAPLGPVYQAGTLSGNPVAVAAGLATLKLVQAPGFYDRLTSISRRLTEGLTEAARSEGVPFCADYCGGMFGLYFLPKVPTRFSEVTRADTAAFGRWFHHMLDAGCYFAPSTYEAGFVSIAHTDKEISHTIEAAREAFAALKAGR